CGTGATGGTCAAGCTCTTTGGCAATTGGTTAGGAATGCCCGATCTCTTCAACACGGAAACCGGTGCCAGTGGTATCGGTCGTTGGGGAATGATGGATCAAGGTTCCGGCAATGTCAACGCTATTGTCCCTGCTTTGCCGGACGCGTGGTCGCGCGTTTTCATGGGCTGGTCTGAAGCGCAAACGGTGATTCCGACCGGCACGGGGGATTCAGTCAGTGTCGCGCGCTTCGGTGTGGCAGGCGCTCCGGAAGTTCTGAAAATTCCTGCACTGCGCGATGAGTATTATCTTATCGAGAACCGCGACGCCGACGCCGACTCAATTGGTTATGTAACGGTCTATGACCGCGACGACCGTCAGATGCGGTTTTACGAGGACGGCAGTATCGGAATCGAAGAGAACTTCCGAGTGGCGGTTCGCGCTTCCCATTACGACTACGGAATTCCCGGCAGCGGAATCTTGATTTGGCACATTGTCGAAAATGTCATCGACGAAAACTACGCGACAAACCGCATCAATGCGGATCCCGACAATCGCGGCGTCGAATTGGTGGAAGCTGACGGTTCGCGTGACATCGGCCGTGAATACGGTTTCGCTACGGTTGGTTCCGGCACGGAACTCGGCATACAAGAAGATTGCTGGTATCGTGACAACCGCGATCACCGTGACGCCAACGGCGGTACGATATTCGTGCGCTTCAATGACAACACTCATCCTTCCGCCCGCCTGCGTGACCACAGCTTCACGGGTTTGGCGTTAAGCGACTTTACCGACGTGGGCCCGATCATGTCCTTGCGCGTCAGAAATTCCACGACGCTCGAGGGTTTTCCACTAACTTTATCGCCGCACGCACGCTGGTGCACAGCCGATCTCGACGGAGACATGCGGCAGGAAATGTATTTCCAGTCGAACGACTCACTATTTAAGTTTGTGGACAGTATTCTCGTATTTAAGATGCGTGTGCCTGTGGACGCGCAATTGTCGCGAGGTCAGTTTCAGAATCTTATGGGGCCCGGCATACTGGTGTTTACGAATAACACGATTGGGTTGGTCCGCGAGACAAATGGCGAATTGGATTCTCTGTTTAGAGAAATTCCACCGGAGCTGAATTACGTCTCCGGTCCGTACGTTTGCCAGGATTCACTCGGCAACGTTCGGATCGTCGTGCAAAGCATCATTGATGACCACTTGTACCTCATGTTGTACGACGAACAGCTTGAATTGAAAGACATGGTTACTGCTACGGCCGGCTTTGTTACAAATGTTGATCCGCCTCCGACGCACCGTTTGTTCCTTTTGGATGATCGTAACTACGCCAGCGTGATATCGATAAACGATGAGCTCACGTTTGATTGGACAGTGGATCTTCAGCAAAACTCGACCCTGAGCAATTTCGCCATTGTCCATGAACCCGGACGCACGACCATTTACGACGATGCCTTCGGCTATTTTGATTCCGCTACGGGCGAGATACTGTGCGCACCGCCGAGCTGTTTACCTCCGCAGGTTGATTGGGACGGAGACGGGCGCATAGATGGCGGCGGACCGGACGGCGCAGATTACACACCGC
This region of Calditrichota bacterium genomic DNA includes:
- a CDS encoding T9SS type A sorting domain-containing protein — its product is MAFSQAIAWAMPFAPVSEGRGRSSSLDEPWPVNQPIRLCAIRVDFVPDEMTGTTGDGTFGSGFPDTLIIDPLPHDKQYFEDHLSFLDNYFSYASKNNVTFSTKDVYPAGDNTAYRLPYPMWHYNFNSDTALLNRRLVELFAEATTLAAQDVDFGQYDAIVIFHAGVGKDFNIGLDNTPFDIPSAYISQTDIQRYGVAVPANVTRGILLPEGQNQAETLEFEIELSLNGVMVKLFGNWLGMPDLFNTETGASGIGRWGMMDQGSGNVNAIVPALPDAWSRVFMGWSEAQTVIPTGTGDSVSVARFGVAGAPEVLKIPALRDEYYLIENRDADADSIGYVTVYDRDDRQMRFYEDGSIGIEENFRVAVRASHYDYGIPGSGILIWHIVENVIDENYATNRINADPDNRGVELVEADGSRDIGREYGFATVGSGTELGIQEDCWYRDNRDHRDANGGTIFVRFNDNTHPSARLRDHSFTGLALSDFTDVGPIMSLRVRNSTTLEGFPLTLSPHARWCTADLDGDMRQEMYFQSNDSLFKFVDSILVFKMRVPVDAQLSRGQFQNLMGPGILVFTNNTIGLVRETNGELDSLFREIPPELNYVSGPYVCQDSLGNVRIVVQSIIDDHLYLMLYDEQLELKDMVTATAGFVTNVDPPPTHRLFLLDDRNYASVISINDELTFDWTVDLQQNSTLSNFAIVHEPGRTTIYDDAFGYFDSATGEILCAPPSCLPPQVDWDGDGRIDGGGPDGADYTPREDFTFIKSGVKHIHDLNFDGMPDIFQVLEGKVTNGETSGWRVSGYDHQSRIYSGYPLVVDGSPVLLRLNFDERRYHILTEVRTDEYARFSVSRLPTLADGTQEVTYEAPDNVIIIGESRPQVHDREDFAYVWPNPSSGIANIRLTLPYAAEADVNIFDLAGRRIAQLTGRSNAAGPFEIQWNTHSVQSGVYIGRVEARGGGQTSKAELKIAVVR